The Vicia villosa cultivar HV-30 ecotype Madison, WI linkage group LG1, Vvil1.0, whole genome shotgun sequence genome includes a region encoding these proteins:
- the LOC131632435 gene encoding F-box/kelch-repeat protein At3g06240-like has protein sequence MEETSKMKKTLYLPHELIIHILLRLPVKSLACFKCVCKSWLSLISDPSFANLHFELTAVTHDRRIMFISTIFHESRSIDFETSLNHFSTSLSLDFLRPHFRSDFIIEMKSSCRGFIFLNCSSKIFLWNPSTGVHKQIPLPPVVSCIDPDDIFNLYGFGYDHSTDDYLVVSMSCDSSTDVADISSTFNIFSLRANTWKQIEFTALLNYRHFPYLDDSFYEQRLGFLCNGALHWLAVHEDLNKDVIFAFHLMERQLLEMYFPNDFDHDFNQDPTDCDLWVFGEFLSLWAIEDRTVVNIWVMIEYGVHSSWTKTLVLSTVDIPTRYFHPICYTRSGEIIGTDGHTGLVKYDDKGQLLEHRSYSNDREGSQVVVYIESLLSLPSDNEQA, from the coding sequence ATGGAAGAAACCTCAAAAATGAAGAAGACTCTGTATCTTCCTCATGAATTGATCATTCATATCTTATTAAGGTTACCCGTTAAATCTCTTGCATGTTTCAAATGTGTTTGTAAGTCATGGCTTTCTCTTATCTCTGATCCCTCTTTTGCAAATTTACATTTTGAACTCACTGCCGTAACACACGACCGTAGAATTATGTTCATATCAACTATCTTTCATGAATCTCGATCTATAGATTTTGAAACATCACTTAACCATTTTTCTACTTCACTCAGCCTTGATTTTTTGCGTCCCCATTTCCGATCTGATTTTATTATTGAAATGAAAAGTTCATGTAGAGGCTTTATATTTTTGAACTGTTCTTCAAAAATCTTTCTATGGAATCCATCCACAGGAGTTCACAAACAGATACCTTTACCTCCTGTTGTTTCCTGTATAGACCCTGATGATATCTTTAATCTATATGGTTTTGGGTATGACCACTCAACAGATGATTACTTGGTGGTTTCTATGTCATGTGATTCAAGTACCGACGTAGCTGACATTTCATCGACTTTTAACATTTTTTCACTCAGAGCTAATACATGGAAACAAATTGAGTTTACTGCATTGTTGAACTATAGACACTTTCCTTACTTGGACGACTCTTTTTATGAACAGAGACTAGGGTTTCTCTGTAATGGGGCTCTGCATTGGTTGGCTGTTCATGAGGATTTAAATAAGGATGTTATTTTTGCCTTTCATTTAATGGAAAGACAACTCTTAGAGATGTATTTTCCAAATGATTTTGACCATGATTTTAACCAAGACCCTACTGATTGTGATTTGTGGGTATTTGGAGAATTTCTTAGTCTATGGGCTATAGAGGATCGCACTGTTGTTAATATATGGGTTATGATAGAATACGGAGTGCATTCGTCTTGGACTAAAACTCTTGTTTTGTCTACTGTTGACATTCCGACTCGGTATTTTCATCCGATATGTTATAcaagaagtggtgaaattattgGAACAGATGGTCATACTGGATTGGTTAAGTATGATGACAAAGGACAACTGCTAGAGCATCGTTCATATTCTAATGATCGGGAAGGATCTCAAGTTGTTGTGTATATAGAGTCTCTGCTTTCACTCCCTTCTGACAATGAACAAGCTTAA
- the LOC131632441 gene encoding F-box/kelch-repeat protein At3g23880-like: MEKKTMYLPHELILQILLRLPVKSLIRFKCVCKLWFSLISYDSHFANSHFQLTTVIHTRRILFISTSTSQIRSIDFEASLDDTASLNINFMLPQSYLDLQIKGSCRGFLVLWCSSNIYLWNPSTGVHKQIPFPPFGSNLDATYFYGFGYDQSTDDYLVVSMSDDSNSANFYSHLEFFSLRANTWKEIECTTGTHFPYMNACDDPRVGSLFNDAIHWLAFRNDIPMNVIVAFHLLERKLFDIHLPDDFDHEPTDCELWVFREFLSLRAMEDDIVEVWVMKEYNVHSSWIKTLVLPMDGIPIHYFSPIYSSNGNIIGTDGGTGLVRYNDKGKLLDHHSYCNDACGSQFAMYIESLLSLDNEQD, from the coding sequence ATGGAGAAGAAGACCATGTATCTACCTCATGAATTGATCCTCCAAATCCTGTTGAGGTTGCCGGTAAAGTCTCTTATTCGTTTCAAATGCGTTTGTAAGTTATGGTTTTCTCTTATCTCTTATGATTCCCACTTTGCAAATTCACATTTTCAACTCACAACTGTAATACACACTCGTAGAATTCTGTTCATATCAACTTCAACTTCTCAAATTCGATCTATAGATTTTGAAGCATCGCTTGATGATACTGCTTCACTCAACATTAATTTTATGCTTCCCCAATCTTATTTAGATCTTCAAATTAAAGGTTCATGTAGAGGCTTCTTAGTTTTGTGGTGTTCCTCAAACATCTATTTGTGGAATCCATCCACTGGAGTTCACAAGCAAATACCTTTTCCTCCTTTTGGTTCCAATTTAGATGCAACTTATTTCTATGGTTTTGGGTATGACCAGTCTACAGATGATTACTTGGTTGTTTCAATGTCAGATGATTCAAATTCAGCTAATTTTTACTCACACTTGGAGTTTTTTTCATTGAGAGCTAATACATGGAAAGAAATTGAGTGTACTACAGGTACTCACTTCCCTTacatgaatgcatgtgatgatccAAGAGTAGGTTCCCTCTTCAATGATGCTATTCATTGGTTGGCTTTTCGTAATGACATACCAATGAATGTTATTGTTGCCTTTCATTTATTGGAAAGAAAACTTTTCGATATTCATTTGCCAGATGATTTTGATCATGAACCGACCGATTGTGAGTTGTGGGTATTTAGAGAATTTCTCAGTCTACGGGCTATGGAAGATGATATAGTTGAGGTATGGGTTATGAAAGAATACAATGTGCATTCGTCTTGGATTAAAACTCTAGTTCTTCCTATGGATGGCATTCCCATTCACTACTTTTCCCCTATATACTCTTCAAATGGTAATATTATTGGAACAGACGGTGGTACTGGTTTAGTGAGGTACAATGACAAAGGAAAATTGCTAGATCATCATTCATACTGTAACGATGCATGTGGATCTCAATTTGCTATGTACATAGAATCTCTGCTCTCACTCGACAATGAGCAAGATTAA
- the LOC131632451 gene encoding F-box/kelch-repeat protein At3g06240-like, which translates to MYLPHELIIQILLRLPVKSLIRFKSVCKLWFSLISHDPHFANSHFQLNAATHKRRILFISTSAPITRSIDLEAPLHDEPASTALSPNFIFSLSYLEIKGSCNGFIYLNYFGNMCLWNPSTGIHVQIPLSPVNSSCFGYLDGFGYDHSTDDYLIVSMCYNPALPHISSHLQFFSFRANTWKKLEATYFPYMNASHNHRVGSLLGGVMHWLAFRRDIPMNVIVAFDLTERKLLEMSLPDDFNTGPSYCDLWVFGEFLSLWSMGKDIVEIWVMKEYKVRSSWTMTLVLPIHAIPTRYFSPICCTNRGDIIGTYGSTGLVKYDDKGQLLEHLSYGVAQYGSQVAVYVESLLSLPVDSLHS; encoded by the coding sequence ATGTATCTTCCTCATGAATTGATCATCCAAATCTTACTGAGATTGCCGGTAAAGTCTCTCATACGTTTCAAGTCTGTTTGTAAGTTGTGGTTTTCTCTTATTTCTCATGATCCTCACTTTGCTAATTCACATTTTCAACTTAACGCCGCAACACACAAACGTAGAATTCTGTTTATATCAACTTCAGCTCCTATAACTCGCTCTATAGATTTAGAAGCACCGCTTCACGATGAACCTGCTTCTACTGCACTCAGCCCTAATTTTATATTTAGCCTATCTTACCTTGAAATCAAAGGTTCATGTAATGGGTTTATATATTTAAACTATTTTGGAAACATGTGCCTATGGAATCCATCCACCGGAATTCACGTACAAATACCGTTGTCCCCTGTTAATTCCAGTTGTTTCGGTTATCTGGATGGTTTTGGGTATGACCACTCAACAGATGACTACTTGATTGTTTCAATGTGCTATAATCCAGCCTTACCTCATATTTCATCGCATTTACAATTTTTCTCATTCAGAGCTAATACATGGAAAAAACTTGAGGCTACTTACTTCCCTTATATGAATGCCTCTCACAATCACAGAGTAGGGTCTCTCCTTGGCGGGGTTATGCATTGGTTGGCTTTTCGTCGTGATATACCAATGAATGTTATTGTTGCCTTTGATTTAACCGAAAGGAAACTTCTAGAGATGTCTTTGCCTGATGATTTTAACACTGGTCCTAGCTATTGTGATTTGTGGGTATTTGGAGAATTTCTCAGCCTATGGTCTATGGGGAAAGATATTGTTGAAATATGGGTTATGAAAGAATACAAAGTCCGTTCGTCATGGACTATGACACTTGTTCTTCCAATTCATGCCATTCCCACTCGTTACTTTTCCCCCATATGCTGTACAAACAGAGGTGATATTATTGGAACCTATGGTAGTACAGGATTGGTGAAATATGATGACAAAGGGCAGTTGCTAGAGCATCTCTCCTATGGTGTCGCTCAATATGGATCCCAAGTGGCCGTGTATGTAGAGTCACTGCTTTCACTCCCTGTCGACAGTTTGCATTCATAA
- the LOC131599678 gene encoding transcription factor MYB32-like: MDMVKWGMVKDVGRSMNDPANGDMLVSTKGNSPSRYNSCALIILEYIFDLRCLKSSLSGEEGAEEWLQRCEKSCRLRWINYLRPDLKRGMFSQQKENLIISLHEILGNRWTQIATQLQRRTDNEIKNFWDSCLKKRLRKQGTDPATHKPLFNITESVLKEENEKSSMLMATLSQPQRTIFTGILFRNTSNE, encoded by the exons ATGGACATGGTTAAATGGGGAATGGTCAAGGATGTAGGAAGAAGTATGAATGACCCTGCCAATGGTG ATATGTTGGTGTCTACAAAAGGAAATTCGCCGAGCAGGTACAATAGTTGTGCG TTGATTATTCTTGAGTATATTTTCGACTTACGGTGTTTGAAGTCAAGTTTATCAGGTGAGGAAGGAGCAGAAGAAT GGTTGCAAAGATGTGAAAAAAGTTGTAGATTGAGATGGATAAACTACTTGAGACCAGATTTGAAGAGAGGAATGTTTTCACAACAAAAGGAGAATCTTATTATTAGTCTTCATGAAATACTTGGAAATAG GTGGACTCAAATTGCAACACAATTACAAAGGAGAACAGATAATGAGATAAAAAACTTTTGGGATTCATGTTTGAAGAAGAGGCTAAGGAAGCAAGGGACTGACCCAGCTACACATAAACCACTATTCAATATTACTGAATCAGTTCTAAAGGAAGAGAATGAAAAATCATCAATGTTAATGGCGACACTGTCTCAACCTCAAAGAACTATCTTCACAGGAATATTATTCAGGAACACTTCTAATGAATGA